The following proteins are co-located in the Verrucomicrobiia bacterium genome:
- a CDS encoding porin, translating into MHNRQRRLSLIAAVAIAAATGTGLFADDTNTAPASTIDQRIDALDQEIRELKRQRELDQEQAQQKADQTAQKAKDSPIVSAGPDGFALKSADGNFVLRLRGYAQADGRFYLADQAHNGVDTFLLRRVRPILEGTVYRDFDFRIMPDFGNGASSSSILQDAYVEWRYWPWLKLRVGKYKVPVGLEWLQQDPWTSFTERGLPTDLVPQRDVGAQLSGDLFGGAVTYAAGVFNGVPDGTSGDLDSFDSKDGAARIFIQPFKTTDIDLLKGLGFGAGGSIGNQQFTSTTTNLAVYKTTGQNTFFSFVKGTAPDGLEYRLSPQGYYYWGPVGFLGEYVIAEQKLRNGADLRYMRNSAWQVEGSFVLTGEDATYNGVTPRHVFDLKNGGWGAFELVARYGDLHLDPSAFNRDPTAGGLRFASPITSAQEAREWGVGLNWYLNRDLKFVLDYEQTAFDGGAGTATVSAYSVKNRETERTIFSRIQFAF; encoded by the coding sequence ATGCATAATCGTCAACGAAGACTCAGTTTGATAGCAGCGGTCGCAATCGCTGCGGCGACCGGCACAGGCCTGTTCGCCGATGATACCAACACGGCGCCAGCCAGCACCATCGATCAGAGGATCGACGCGCTGGACCAGGAGATCCGTGAGCTCAAGCGCCAGCGCGAACTCGATCAGGAGCAGGCGCAGCAGAAAGCCGATCAAACGGCGCAGAAGGCCAAGGACTCACCCATCGTTTCCGCCGGGCCGGACGGTTTCGCGTTGAAGTCAGCAGATGGCAATTTTGTATTGCGTCTTCGCGGCTACGCGCAGGCTGACGGCCGGTTTTACCTCGCGGACCAGGCCCACAACGGCGTCGACACGTTTCTATTGCGACGGGTTCGGCCCATTTTGGAAGGCACGGTATACCGGGATTTTGACTTCCGCATCATGCCGGACTTTGGAAACGGGGCCTCCTCGTCGAGCATTCTTCAAGACGCCTATGTGGAATGGCGCTATTGGCCGTGGCTGAAGCTTCGCGTCGGCAAATACAAGGTGCCGGTCGGCCTGGAATGGTTGCAGCAGGATCCATGGACATCGTTTACGGAGCGAGGTTTGCCAACGGACCTGGTGCCGCAACGTGACGTTGGGGCGCAATTGTCCGGCGATTTGTTTGGCGGAGCCGTGACCTACGCTGCGGGCGTCTTCAATGGAGTGCCCGATGGAACCAGCGGGGATTTGGACTCCTTTGACTCGAAAGATGGCGCGGCACGCATTTTTATCCAGCCGTTCAAGACCACGGATATTGACCTGCTGAAAGGCCTTGGCTTCGGTGCCGGCGGTTCGATTGGGAACCAGCAATTTACCAGCACGACCACGAACCTGGCCGTGTACAAAACTACCGGGCAAAACACATTCTTCTCGTTCGTCAAAGGAACGGCTCCTGACGGGTTGGAGTATCGCCTGTCGCCCCAGGGCTATTACTACTGGGGGCCGGTCGGGTTCCTCGGCGAATACGTGATCGCTGAACAGAAACTTCGCAATGGAGCGGATCTCAGATATATGCGCAACAGCGCATGGCAGGTGGAGGGATCGTTCGTGCTTACTGGCGAAGACGCAACTTACAATGGTGTCACTCCACGCCATGTGTTCGATCTGAAGAACGGTGGGTGGGGCGCTTTCGAGTTGGTTGCGCGCTACGGCGATTTGCACCTTGATCCGTCTGCTTTCAATAGAGACCCGACAGCAGGCGGACTGCGGTTTGCCAGCCCGATCACGTCAGCGCAAGAAGCGCGCGAATGGGGCGTCGGCCTCAATTGGTACCTGAACAGGGACCTCAAGTTCGTTCTCGATTATGAGCAAACAGCCTTCGATGGCGGGGCAGGGACGGCGACGGTAAGCGCTTACAGCGTTAAGAACCGCGAGACGGAGCGAACCATTTTCTCACGCATCCAGTTCGCATTCTAA